The proteins below are encoded in one region of Pseudoduganella armeniaca:
- a CDS encoding ATP-dependent DNA helicase: MTDQDQTPAAPEGDSGAVAASGAAPAATVGKHDAEVERLFGTGGPLGPAVGGFRPRKSQTEMAKAIAHAIAEQQTLIAEAGTGTGKTFAYLVPALLWGGKTIVSTGTKNLQDQLFSRDIPTVRKALQAPVSVALLKGRANYLCHYRLERTLANGRMTSREDVGYLREISRFLKMTQTGDKAELARVPENAPVWNLVTSTRENCVGQECQYYEDCFVMKARREAQQADVVVVNHHLFFADVALKDTGVAELLPSANTIIFDEAHQLPDTATLFFGESVSTSQVLELCRDVLAEGLSHARDGANWGAVVSVVEKAARDLRLTFPQDIVRLSLPQIAPSSDFFPALAKLKEELDGMLEVLEGQAERAETLEQCRVRGVELAQKFKDWQYDPKAKVPAGQEAVYWVEAFASSLQLHKTPLSIAQIFNNQREGVPRSWIFTSATLAVKNDFKHFAHQLGLYDEPAMSWPSPFNYGEQGILYVPQGLPDPNSMGYTDAVLDLALPVIEAAGGRTFLLCTTLRAVKRAAERLRDEFDKRGLKFPLFVQGDRGRTELLDQFRKAGNGVLIGSQSFWEGVDVRGEALSLVIIDKLPFAPPDDPVLAARIEVMEKKGMNGFVHHTLPEAIINLKQGAGRLIRDEGDRGVLMLCDPRVISKPYGRRIWQSLPPFKRTREQAEVIEFFHTGAGKRA; the protein is encoded by the coding sequence TTGACCGATCAAGACCAGACGCCTGCCGCGCCCGAAGGGGACAGCGGCGCAGTCGCCGCTTCCGGCGCCGCTCCCGCTGCCACCGTGGGCAAGCACGACGCCGAAGTCGAGCGCCTGTTCGGCACCGGCGGCCCGCTGGGACCGGCGGTGGGCGGCTTTCGTCCGCGCAAATCGCAGACCGAGATGGCCAAGGCCATCGCCCACGCGATCGCCGAGCAGCAGACCCTCATCGCCGAGGCGGGCACGGGCACGGGCAAGACGTTCGCCTACCTGGTCCCGGCGCTGCTGTGGGGCGGCAAGACGATCGTCTCGACGGGCACCAAGAACCTGCAGGACCAGCTGTTCTCGCGCGACATCCCGACCGTGCGCAAGGCGCTGCAGGCACCCGTCTCGGTGGCGCTGCTGAAGGGCCGCGCCAACTACCTGTGCCACTACCGCCTGGAACGCACGCTGGCGAACGGGCGCATGACGTCGCGCGAGGACGTGGGCTACCTGCGCGAGATCTCGCGCTTCCTGAAAATGACGCAGACGGGCGACAAGGCCGAGCTGGCGCGCGTGCCCGAGAACGCGCCGGTGTGGAACCTGGTGACCTCGACGCGCGAGAACTGCGTCGGCCAGGAGTGCCAGTACTACGAGGACTGCTTCGTGATGAAGGCGCGCCGCGAGGCACAGCAGGCCGACGTGGTCGTCGTCAACCACCACCTGTTCTTTGCCGATGTGGCGCTGAAGGACACCGGCGTGGCCGAGCTGCTGCCGTCGGCCAACACCATCATCTTCGACGAGGCGCACCAGCTGCCCGATACCGCGACCCTGTTCTTCGGCGAGAGCGTTTCGACGTCGCAGGTGCTGGAGCTGTGCCGCGACGTACTGGCCGAGGGCCTGTCCCATGCGCGCGACGGTGCCAACTGGGGCGCCGTGGTGTCGGTGGTGGAAAAGGCCGCGCGCGACCTGCGCCTGACCTTCCCGCAGGACATCGTGCGCCTGTCGCTGCCGCAGATCGCGCCGTCGTCCGACTTCTTCCCCGCGCTGGCCAAGCTGAAGGAAGAACTGGACGGCATGCTGGAGGTGCTGGAAGGCCAGGCCGAGCGGGCCGAGACGCTGGAGCAGTGCCGCGTGCGCGGCGTCGAGCTGGCGCAGAAGTTCAAGGACTGGCAGTACGACCCGAAAGCCAAGGTGCCGGCCGGCCAGGAAGCCGTGTACTGGGTGGAAGCGTTCGCCAGCTCGCTGCAGTTGCACAAGACGCCGCTGTCGATCGCCCAGATCTTCAACAACCAGCGTGAAGGCGTGCCGCGCAGCTGGATCTTCACGTCGGCCACCCTGGCCGTGAAGAACGACTTCAAGCACTTCGCCCACCAGCTGGGGCTGTACGACGAGCCGGCCATGTCCTGGCCCAGCCCGTTCAACTACGGCGAGCAGGGCATCCTGTACGTGCCGCAAGGGCTGCCCGACCCGAATTCGATGGGCTACACGGACGCGGTGCTGGACCTGGCGCTGCCCGTCATCGAGGCGGCCGGCGGCCGTACCTTCCTGCTTTGCACCACCTTGCGCGCAGTAAAGCGCGCGGCGGAGCGGCTGCGCGACGAGTTCGACAAGCGCGGCCTGAAGTTCCCCCTGTTCGTCCAGGGCGACCGCGGCCGCACCGAGCTGCTGGACCAGTTCCGCAAGGCCGGCAATGGCGTGCTGATCGGCAGCCAGAGTTTCTGGGAAGGCGTCGACGTGCGCGGCGAAGCGCTCTCGCTCGTCATCATCGACAAGCTGCCGTTCGCGCCGCCGGACGATCCGGTGCTGGCCGCCCGCATCGAAGTGATGGAAAAGAAGGGCATGAACGGCTTCGTCCACCACACGCTGCCCGAAGCGATCATCAACCTGAAGCAGGGCGCCGGCCGCCTGATCCGTGACGAAGGCGACCGCGGCGTGCTGATGCTGTGCGACCCGCGCGTGATCAGCAAGCCCTACGGCCGCCGCATCTGGCAAAGCCTGCCGCCGTTCAAGCGCACTCGCGAACAGGCCGAAGTCATCGAATTCTTCCACACGGGCGCCGGCAAGCGCGCCTGA
- a CDS encoding YdcH family protein yields the protein MKNEDEIRRRIIELDVEHRDLDAVIEMLTLDGHHDQLQLRRLKKRKLQLKDYITLLKMQLVPDVPA from the coding sequence ATGAAGAATGAAGACGAGATCCGGCGGCGCATCATCGAACTGGACGTGGAACACCGCGACCTCGATGCCGTGATCGAAATGCTGACGCTGGACGGCCACCACGACCAGTTGCAGCTGCGCCGCTTGAAGAAACGCAAACTGCAACTGAAAGATTACATCACGCTGCTGAAGATGCAGCTGGTGCCCGACGTACCGGCATAA
- a CDS encoding PP2C family protein-serine/threonine phosphatase: MSEYKIEAGTAQHVGNRPAQHDRVALYTSARAPGYVLAVLADGGERNALGADQALHTAKQLFDEYRPGDAPSLERIAALLREIAQETHDVLLMNPLAASAEARSTLVLLVLTPQHQAVWATVGDSRLYRFANGACVERSSDAAYIDHLVSVDKLPLEAARKHRGSRLLANVVGNALKAPFVTGGSREGLQAGDAFLLCSDGLWAWFSDNELAAAVARRRPREAAELLIDKARERAAGNGDNCSMAIVRLVARAPA, translated from the coding sequence ATGAGCGAGTACAAGATCGAGGCCGGCACCGCGCAGCACGTCGGCAACCGCCCCGCCCAGCACGACCGCGTCGCGCTGTACACCAGTGCGCGGGCACCCGGCTACGTGCTGGCCGTGCTGGCCGATGGCGGCGAGCGCAATGCGCTGGGTGCCGACCAGGCATTGCATACGGCGAAACAACTGTTCGACGAGTACCGCCCAGGCGACGCTCCCAGCCTCGAACGCATCGCCGCGCTGCTGCGCGAGATCGCGCAGGAGACTCACGACGTCCTGCTGATGAATCCGCTCGCCGCCAGCGCCGAGGCCCGTTCGACCCTGGTACTGCTGGTGCTGACGCCGCAGCACCAGGCAGTCTGGGCGACGGTGGGCGACTCGCGGCTGTATCGTTTCGCCAACGGCGCCTGCGTGGAGCGCTCCAGCGACGCCGCCTATATCGACCATCTCGTCAGCGTGGACAAGCTGCCGCTCGAAGCGGCCCGCAAACATCGCGGTTCGCGCCTGCTGGCCAATGTGGTCGGCAACGCCCTGAAGGCGCCGTTCGTGACCGGCGGCAGTCGCGAGGGCCTGCAGGCCGGCGACGCATTCCTGCTGTGCTCGGATGGCCTGTGGGCCTGGTTTTCCGACAACGAACTGGCCGCCGCCGTTGCGCGGCGCCGCCCGCGCGAAGCGGCCGAGCTGCTGATCGACAAGGCACGCGAACGCGCGGCCGGCAACGGCGACAATTGCTCGATGGCGATCGTGCGGCTGGTGGCGCGCGCCCCCGCCTGA
- the zapE gene encoding cell division protein ZapE, producing the protein MNVLEFYQHALEQRNFKPDEAQRRAVERLQQCYDEWVAYKAQRSNSFKRLINRPEPPRGVYMWGGVGRGKSFLMDSFYSVVPVVRKTRLHFHEFMRAVHLQLDELMGIADPLDEVAKRIAKKYRLICFDEFHVSDVADAMILYNLMKALYDNGVSFIMTSNYEPSTLYPDGLHRDRILPTIALLKEKMDVLNVDAGVDYRGRALEQVQAYYMPLNTATDEKLREAYARLAATKDEDPHIHVENREIRALRRAGTVIWFDFKTLCGGPRSQNDYLEIASRFHTVILSGVPMMSAGQSSEARRFTWLIDVFYDQGVKLIMSAEVEPEELYTSGMLANEFHRTVSRIVEMQSREYMDKAQRGAAAALT; encoded by the coding sequence ATGAACGTCCTCGAGTTCTACCAGCACGCGCTGGAGCAGCGCAATTTCAAGCCGGACGAAGCGCAACGCCGCGCCGTCGAGCGGCTGCAGCAGTGCTACGACGAATGGGTGGCCTACAAGGCCCAGCGCTCGAACAGCTTCAAGCGCCTGATCAACCGGCCCGAACCGCCGCGCGGCGTCTACATGTGGGGCGGGGTGGGGCGCGGCAAGTCGTTCCTGATGGACTCGTTCTATTCGGTGGTGCCGGTGGTGCGCAAGACGCGCCTGCACTTCCATGAATTCATGCGCGCGGTGCACCTGCAGCTGGACGAGCTGATGGGCATCGCCGACCCGCTCGACGAGGTCGCCAAGCGCATCGCCAAGAAATACCGCCTGATCTGCTTCGACGAGTTCCACGTTTCCGACGTGGCCGACGCGATGATCCTGTACAACCTGATGAAGGCGCTGTACGACAACGGCGTGTCGTTCATCATGACCTCGAACTACGAGCCCTCCACGCTGTACCCGGACGGCCTGCACCGCGATCGCATCCTGCCGACCATCGCGCTGCTGAAGGAGAAGATGGACGTACTGAACGTCGACGCCGGTGTCGATTACCGTGGCCGCGCGCTGGAGCAGGTGCAGGCCTACTACATGCCGCTCAACACGGCGACCGACGAGAAGCTGCGCGAGGCCTACGCGCGCCTGGCGGCGACCAAGGACGAGGACCCGCACATCCACGTCGAGAACCGCGAGATCCGCGCGCTGCGCCGCGCCGGTACCGTGATCTGGTTCGATTTCAAGACGCTGTGCGGCGGCCCCCGCTCGCAGAACGACTACCTCGAAATCGCCAGCCGCTTCCATACCGTGATATTGTCCGGGGTGCCGATGATGTCGGCCGGGCAGTCGTCCGAGGCGCGCCGCTTCACGTGGCTGATCGACGTGTTCTACGACCAGGGCGTGAAACTGATCATGTCGGCCGAAGTGGAGCCGGAGGAGCTGTACACGAGCGGCATGCTGGCCAACGAATTCCATCGCACCGTGTCGCGCATCGTCGAGATGCAGTCGCGCGAATACATGGACAAGGCCCAGCGCGGCGCCGCCGCGGCGCTGACCTGA
- the lpdA gene encoding dihydrolipoyl dehydrogenase, which produces MSKQFDVVVIGAGPGGYIAAIRAAQLGFSVACIDEWANEKGGPAPGGTCTNVGCIPSKALLQSSEHFEHAGHAFKEHGIDVAGLSLNLPQMLKRKNTVVKQNNDGILFLFKKNKVTFFHGRGAFAGAATGEGYPIEISGPTAETIVGKQIIVATGSNARALPGAPFDEKLILSNTGALAIDAVPAKLGVIGAGVIGLEMGSVWRRLGAEVTVLEGLPTFLGAVDEQIAKEAFKMFTKQGLGIHLGVKIDSVTTGANNVTVKYTDAKGAAQEGTFDKLIVSIGRTPNTNGLNADKAGLKLDERGFIAVDGDCKTNLPNVWAIGDVVRGPMLAHKAEEEGVAVAERIAGQHGHTNFDTIPWVIYTSPEIAWVGRTEQQLKADGVAYKAGTFPFLANGRARALGDTSGMVKFLADATTDEILGVHIIGPMASELISEAVVAMEFKASAEDIARICHAHPSLSEATKEAALAIDKRTLNF; this is translated from the coding sequence ATGAGTAAGCAATTTGATGTGGTAGTGATCGGCGCCGGTCCCGGCGGCTATATCGCGGCGATCCGCGCGGCCCAGCTGGGCTTCTCCGTCGCCTGTATCGACGAGTGGGCCAACGAAAAAGGCGGCCCGGCACCAGGCGGCACCTGCACCAACGTCGGCTGCATCCCGTCCAAGGCGCTGCTGCAATCGTCCGAGCATTTCGAGCACGCCGGCCACGCGTTCAAGGAACACGGCATCGACGTTGCCGGCCTGTCCCTGAACCTGCCGCAAATGCTCAAGCGTAAGAACACGGTCGTCAAGCAGAACAACGACGGCATCCTGTTCCTGTTCAAGAAGAACAAGGTCACCTTCTTCCACGGCCGCGGCGCGTTCGCCGGTGCCGCCACGGGCGAAGGCTACCCGATCGAGATCTCCGGCCCGACGGCTGAAACGATCGTCGGCAAGCAGATCATCGTGGCGACGGGCTCCAACGCGCGCGCGCTGCCAGGCGCACCGTTCGACGAGAAACTGATCCTGTCGAACACGGGCGCGCTGGCGATCGACGCCGTGCCGGCCAAGCTGGGCGTCATCGGCGCCGGCGTGATCGGCCTGGAAATGGGCTCGGTATGGCGCCGCCTGGGCGCGGAAGTGACCGTGCTGGAAGGCCTGCCGACGTTCCTGGGCGCGGTCGACGAGCAGATCGCCAAGGAAGCGTTCAAGATGTTCACCAAGCAGGGCCTGGGCATCCACCTGGGCGTGAAGATCGACAGCGTCACCACGGGCGCGAACAACGTCACCGTCAAGTACACCGACGCCAAGGGCGCGGCGCAGGAAGGCACCTTCGACAAGCTGATCGTGTCGATCGGCCGCACCCCGAACACCAACGGCCTGAACGCCGACAAGGCCGGCCTGAAGCTGGACGAGCGCGGCTTCATCGCCGTCGACGGCGACTGCAAGACCAACCTGCCGAACGTGTGGGCGATCGGCGACGTCGTGCGCGGCCCGATGCTGGCGCACAAGGCGGAAGAGGAAGGCGTTGCCGTGGCCGAGCGTATCGCCGGCCAGCACGGCCACACCAACTTCGACACGATTCCATGGGTGATCTACACGTCGCCGGAAATCGCCTGGGTTGGCCGCACCGAGCAGCAGCTCAAGGCCGACGGCGTGGCCTACAAGGCCGGCACGTTCCCGTTCCTGGCGAACGGCCGCGCGCGCGCGCTGGGCGACACCTCCGGCATGGTCAAGTTCCTGGCCGACGCGACGACCGACGAAATCCTGGGCGTCCACATCATCGGCCCGATGGCCTCCGAACTGATCTCCGAAGCCGTCGTGGCGATGGAGTTCAAGGCTTCGGCCGAGGACATCGCCCGCATCTGCCACGCCCACCCGTCGCTGTCGGAAGCGACCAAGGAAGCGGCCCTGGCAATCGACAAGCGCACGCTGAACTTCTAA
- a CDS encoding PspC domain-containing protein codes for MISDEIKRLHELHQAGALSDEEFARAKARLLDAPQASAGNGDLASEFSRLRRSRTDRWIGGVCGGIGQVSGVEAWIWRLVFVLFTVSFGFGLVIYILLWIFVPEETLPGSDLIGKKYE; via the coding sequence ATGATCTCCGATGAAATCAAGCGCCTGCACGAGCTGCACCAGGCCGGCGCGCTGAGCGACGAGGAATTCGCCCGCGCCAAGGCGCGCCTGCTGGATGCGCCGCAAGCGTCGGCCGGCAACGGCGACCTGGCCAGCGAGTTCTCGCGCTTGCGCCGCTCGCGCACCGACCGCTGGATCGGCGGCGTGTGCGGCGGCATCGGCCAGGTCTCGGGTGTCGAGGCGTGGATCTGGCGCCTGGTGTTCGTGCTGTTTACGGTGTCGTTCGGCTTCGGGCTGGTGATTTACATACTGTTGTGGATATTCGTTCCGGAAGAAACGCTGCCCGGAAGCGACCTGATTGGAAAAAAATATGAGTAA